The Candidatus Omnitrophota bacterium genome has a window encoding:
- the pheA gene encoding prephenate dehydratase, which yields MIHKIIQGEIFDKTKGVFMELIQLRKKVDMVDKKIVELLNERAELTLKIAKVKRGLKESIYVPDRESEVYNKVFRANKGPLKNESLSAIYREIMSASLSLEKCLRIAYLGPPATFTHLAALRKFGSQVEYVDCRGITDVFNEVEKGNADYGVVPIENSIEGAVTHTLDMFVDSDVNICSEISLEIEHNLLAKCKKNEIRKVYSNPQVFGQCRIWLESNLPRAELVEVSSTTKAAEFASCEKLSAAIASEMAAERYGLKILASSIEDSPHNVTRFLVIGKSLTRPTGKDKTSVMFSIKDRVGALHAMLFPFKKHNINLTKIESRPSKRKPWDYYFFIDLEGHIEDRKVKNALVELEKICTYLKVLGSYPAAG from the coding sequence ATGATACACAAAATAATACAGGGTGAGATTTTTGATAAAACAAAAGGAGTTTTTATGGAATTGATTCAGTTACGGAAAAAAGTTGATATGGTAGATAAAAAAATCGTAGAACTGCTCAATGAACGAGCGGAGTTAACGCTTAAGATAGCGAAGGTTAAAAGGGGACTCAAGGAGTCTATCTACGTTCCTGACCGTGAGAGTGAAGTTTACAATAAAGTGTTCAGGGCAAATAAGGGTCCTTTAAAGAACGAATCTCTTTCTGCCATATACCGGGAGATTATGTCTGCTTCACTTTCACTAGAAAAATGTCTCAGGATTGCTTATCTTGGGCCACCCGCTACTTTTACTCACCTTGCTGCATTGCGTAAATTTGGAAGTCAGGTGGAGTATGTTGATTGTCGTGGTATAACTGATGTATTTAATGAAGTGGAAAAAGGTAACGCAGATTACGGGGTAGTTCCTATTGAAAATTCTATAGAAGGAGCAGTGACTCATACCTTAGATATGTTTGTAGATAGTGATGTAAACATCTGTTCTGAGATTTCTTTAGAGATAGAACACAATCTCTTAGCGAAGTGTAAGAAAAACGAGATAAGGAAAGTTTATTCTAATCCTCAGGTTTTTGGACAATGTAGGATATGGTTGGAATCGAATTTACCGCGCGCAGAACTGGTTGAAGTTTCCAGTACTACGAAAGCAGCAGAATTCGCTAGTTGTGAAAAATTATCTGCAGCGATTGCTTCTGAAATGGCAGCAGAGCGTTATGGACTGAAGATATTAGCGAGTTCTATTGAAGACAGTCCGCACAATGTAACACGATTTCTCGTAATTGGAAAGAGTTTAACTCGTCCTACAGGAAAGGATAAAACCTCAGTGATGTTTTCCATAAAGGATCGTGTAGGAGCATTGCATGCGATGCTTTTTCCTTTCAAGAAACATAATATAAACTTGACTAAGATTGAATCTCGGCCTTCGAAAAGAAAACCTTGGGATTATTACTTCTTTATTGACCTTGAGGGACACATAGAGGATAGAAAGGTTAAGAATGCGCTGGTGGAATTGGAGAAAATTTGCACCTACCTTAAGGTCTTAGGATCCTATCCTGCAGCCGGATAG
- the hisC gene encoding histidinol-phosphate transaminase, with amino-acid sequence MSIKSLLRKNIDKVQPYHPGKPIQEVKRELGLNDVIKLASNENPLGVSPKAIEAILEALPDVNRYPESSCFYLKRRLAQKFGLKEENFIIGNGSDEIIVLVLRALINPGDTVVIAHPTFLIYDIQSNACGAKIIEVPLKSFRYDLKKMKEKISDKVKIVFIANPDNPTGTYVTEKEIEEFMKDIPEKTLVFFDEAYYEFAQAFKGYPDTLRFLDRKNIIITRSFSKAYGLAGLRVGYGIGSPDLISYLERIREPFNVNSLAQAGALAALDDRSFLEKTLEITRKGKEYLYSEFKKMGLSFIPSATNFVLVDVIKNSEYIFKELLKKGVIVRNMETWGLNNFIRVTIGTKKENERFIKELRKILGG; translated from the coding sequence ATGAGTATAAAATCTCTGCTTAGGAAAAATATAGATAAAGTTCAGCCCTATCATCCAGGGAAGCCCATACAAGAGGTAAAAAGAGAACTGGGCTTAAATGATGTGATAAAACTTGCTTCTAATGAGAATCCTCTGGGAGTTTCTCCTAAGGCGATAGAGGCGATTCTAGAAGCACTTCCCGACGTCAACCGCTATCCAGAGTCAAGTTGCTTCTATCTTAAGCGTCGCTTGGCACAAAAATTTGGCTTAAAGGAGGAAAATTTTATTATTGGCAATGGTTCAGATGAGATAATTGTCCTTGTGCTGCGTGCTCTTATCAACCCAGGTGATACAGTAGTTATTGCCCATCCTACTTTTCTAATCTATGATATTCAGTCGAATGCCTGCGGAGCAAAGATTATTGAAGTTCCTTTAAAATCTTTTCGCTATGATTTGAAGAAGATGAAAGAAAAAATTAGTGATAAGGTAAAAATTGTTTTTATTGCTAATCCCGATAATCCTACGGGTACATATGTTACAGAAAAAGAGATTGAGGAATTTATGAAGGATATTCCCGAGAAAACGCTTGTATTCTTTGATGAAGCATACTACGAATTTGCCCAAGCATTCAAAGGTTATCCTGATACCCTTCGTTTTCTGGATAGAAAAAATATTATTATTACACGTTCATTCTCTAAGGCTTACGGTCTTGCAGGGTTACGCGTCGGCTATGGTATTGGTTCACCTGATTTGATAAGTTATTTAGAGAGAATCCGTGAGCCTTTTAATGTAAATAGCCTTGCTCAAGCAGGGGCATTGGCTGCTTTGGATGACAGAAGTTTTTTAGAGAAAACATTAGAGATTACGCGTAAAGGTAAAGAATACCTTTACTCAGAGTTTAAGAAAATGGGGCTTTCCTTTATTCCCTCCGCGACAAATTTTGTGTTGGTGGATGTGATTAAAAACAGTGAGTATATTTTTAAAGAATTATTGAAGAAAGGAGTGATTGTGCGGAATATGGAAACGTGGGGTTTGAACAATTTTATTCGGGTTACCATTGGGACTAAAAAAGAGAACGAGAGGTTTATAAAGGAACTTAGAAAAATATTAGGGGGATAA
- a CDS encoding prephenate dehydrogenase — protein sequence MALRRKNLAEEILGVCRHRSSLVWAKKLGAITKGYSDIKDAVRDSDLIILATPVNEIIEIIPRIYPFIKKGAIVTDVGSTKVEIVKQGERVFSKDIYFVGAHPLTGSEKRGIKEAKENIFRNNFCIITSTPHTNKMALEKVCSLWKLLGAKIKVMTPSVHDCLMAKISHLPHAVAVALILSIEDKNIPLGAGGLRDTTRIASSSPYLWRDIFFTNQKLVLKTIEKFNRVLNDFSSALYLRDKSALFNLLKRAQKKRALLKG from the coding sequence TTGGCTTTAAGAAGGAAAAATCTTGCGGAAGAAATTTTAGGGGTTTGTCGTCATCGGAGTTCCCTTGTTTGGGCTAAGAAACTTGGTGCAATTACTAAAGGATACAGCGATATAAAAGATGCGGTTAGAGATAGTGATTTAATTATTCTTGCTACACCGGTGAATGAGATTATAGAAATCATACCGCGTATCTATCCCTTTATTAAAAAAGGAGCAATTGTTACCGATGTAGGAAGCACAAAGGTAGAGATTGTCAAACAAGGGGAAAGGGTTTTTTCTAAAGATATTTATTTTGTGGGAGCTCATCCTCTTACCGGCTCGGAAAAGAGGGGGATTAAGGAGGCAAAGGAGAATATTTTTAGAAACAATTTTTGTATTATTACTTCCACTCCACATACAAATAAAATGGCTTTGGAAAAAGTCTGTAGTCTCTGGAAATTATTGGGAGCAAAGATAAAAGTAATGACCCCCTCCGTACATGACTGTTTAATGGCAAAGATAAGCCATCTGCCCCATGCCGTGGCAGTGGCCTTGATTCTCAGTATAGAAGATAAAAATATCCCTTTGGGAGCAGGAGGATTGCGGGATACTACGCGCATTGCTTCCAGTAGCCCTTATCTCTGGAGAGATATTTTCTTCACTAATCAGAAGTTGGTTCTTAAGACAATAGAGAAGTTTAATAGAGTATTGAATGATTTTTCTTCTGCTCTTTACCTAAGAGATAAGAGTGCTCTCTTTAATCTTTTGAAAAGGGCGCAGAAGAAACGTGCTTTATTGAAGGGATGA
- a CDS encoding segregation/condensation protein A yields the protein MSYQVRLEVFEGPLDLLLYLIKKNEVSIFDIPIAQITEQYLEYLELMEMMDLNISGEFLVMAATLIHIKSKMLLPPEESPLEEEEEDPRAELVKRLLEYARFKEAALTLRERELKRKEEFIRAEGAKQFIDEEGNVYFEASLFDLITAFTKAVGPISREAFQEIIRDEVTVEGKIHELLHLLMAKEVFYFRELLANAKTKIEVIVTFLAILELIRLKEIIARQKELFGEVEIVRNEKHRLAPAENVG from the coding sequence ATGTCTTACCAAGTTCGTTTAGAAGTGTTTGAAGGTCCTTTGGATTTACTCCTTTACCTCATCAAGAAGAATGAGGTGAGCATTTTTGATATTCCTATTGCGCAGATTACAGAACAGTATCTTGAGTATTTGGAGCTAATGGAGATGATGGATTTGAATATTTCCGGAGAGTTTTTGGTTATGGCGGCAACACTCATTCATATAAAATCAAAAATGCTTCTTCCACCCGAGGAGAGTCCGCTGGAGGAAGAAGAGGAAGATCCTCGTGCAGAATTAGTGAAACGTCTGCTAGAGTATGCGCGGTTTAAAGAAGCCGCTCTTACTTTGCGGGAGAGGGAATTGAAACGCAAGGAAGAATTTATCCGCGCGGAAGGAGCTAAACAATTTATAGATGAGGAGGGTAATGTTTATTTTGAGGCATCACTTTTTGATTTAATCACTGCCTTTACAAAGGCAGTAGGGCCTATTTCACGCGAGGCTTTTCAAGAAATAATTCGCGATGAGGTGACTGTGGAAGGAAAGATTCATGAACTCCTCCATCTTTTGATGGCTAAAGAAGTTTTTTACTTTAGAGAACTTTTAGCAAATGCAAAGACAAAAATAGAAGTAATTGTTACTTTTTTAGCCATTCTTGAGCTCATCCGTCTCAAAGAAATCATTGCCCGCCAGAAGGAGCTTTTCGGAGAAGTAGAAATAGTAAGAAATGAAAAACACCGTCTTGCTCCTGCGGAGAATGTAGGATAG
- the aroF gene encoding 3-deoxy-7-phosphoheptulonate synthase — MIIVLRPDATSEQIEHIVKKVESLGLKTMVSKGVERTIIGVIGEEDVLRVQPLEIYPGVEKVMPVLAPYKLVSREFKTEDTIIDVKGVKIGGKRIVVMAGPCAIERYDLLLETAKKLKASGVNILRGGAFKPRTSPYSFQGLGEEGLKYLKEVADNVGMITVTEIMDPRDLSLIEKYADIIQIGARNMQNFNLLKEVGLSRRPVLLKRGMMSTVKELLMSAEYILSNGNFNVILCERGIRTFEESTRFTLDVSAVPVIKQLSHLPVVVDPSHAAGKWGLVLPLSLSAVAAGCDGLIVEVHPNPEEALSDGIQQLLPEKFAELMESLKKVAKAVGREL, encoded by the coding sequence ATGATTATTGTTTTGCGTCCGGATGCTACTTCCGAACAGATAGAACATATTGTTAAAAAAGTAGAATCCTTGGGTTTAAAAACCATGGTTTCTAAAGGGGTGGAACGTACTATCATTGGGGTGATTGGGGAAGAAGATGTTTTGAGAGTTCAGCCTTTGGAAATATATCCGGGAGTAGAAAAGGTTATGCCCGTTTTAGCTCCCTATAAACTGGTTTCGCGTGAGTTTAAAACCGAGGATACTATTATTGATGTAAAAGGGGTGAAAATTGGAGGTAAGCGGATTGTGGTTATGGCAGGACCGTGTGCGATAGAAAGATACGATTTGCTTCTTGAAACCGCCAAAAAATTAAAGGCCTCAGGAGTAAATATATTAAGGGGAGGCGCCTTTAAACCACGCACTTCTCCCTACAGTTTCCAAGGCTTGGGAGAAGAGGGGTTGAAATATTTAAAAGAAGTAGCGGATAATGTGGGAATGATTACCGTAACGGAAATAATGGATCCTCGTGATCTGTCGCTAATTGAGAAATATGCCGATATTATTCAGATAGGTGCGCGTAATATGCAGAATTTTAATCTCCTTAAAGAAGTGGGGCTTTCGCGGAGACCTGTGTTATTAAAAAGAGGTATGATGTCTACAGTCAAGGAATTACTCATGTCTGCAGAATATATTCTTTCTAATGGTAATTTCAATGTTATTCTTTGTGAACGAGGGATCCGCACCTTTGAAGAATCTACACGTTTTACTCTGGATGTGAGTGCTGTTCCCGTTATTAAACAGTTGAGTCACCTTCCGGTAGTGGTTGACCCCTCCCACGCTGCAGGAAAATGGGGGCTTGTCCTGCCTCTTTCTTTATCAGCAGTGGCTGCAGGTTGTGATGGGTTAATTGTAGAAGTGCATCCCAACCCTGAGGAGGCGCTTTCTGATGGGATACAACAACTTCTCCCTGAGAAATTTGCGGAATTGATGGAAAGTTTAAAAAAGGTTGCAAAAGCAGTGGGAAGGGAATTGTGA
- the nusA gene encoding transcription termination factor NusA, which produces MNDEIITALNYIEQEKGIKRETLIQAVESALVSAARKALRLKKEDEIIARLEPNSGKIRFYLGGKEIDSTPFSRIAAQTAKQVIIQKIREAERGMVFSEFEAKKGELVNGLVHRVEKGNLIIDLGKTEGIILRHEQSRHEEFKQGDRIKALCLEVRRCNQEPQVILSRTSPEFVKKLFEMEVPEVYEGIVEIKAISREAGERTKIAVWSNDEKVDPVGACVGVKGVRVKNIVKELQGEKVDIIRWNPDLSEFVKAALAPAQLEEVKVDNGAKKIQVIVSDEQLSIAIGKRGQNVRLACKLVGWDIDVRTRIQLAAQKKISLKDIKGVGAKTEKLLEEAGFTELSQLANSTVEELTKIKGIGKTTAQKIIEGAKDLLKEK; this is translated from the coding sequence ATGAATGATGAGATTATTACGGCACTAAATTATATTGAACAGGAGAAAGGTATTAAACGAGAAACTTTGATTCAGGCGGTAGAGTCTGCTTTAGTTTCCGCAGCACGTAAGGCATTACGGCTTAAGAAGGAAGATGAAATTATTGCGCGCTTAGAGCCAAATAGCGGAAAGATAAGGTTTTACTTAGGAGGGAAAGAGATTGATTCTACTCCTTTTAGTAGAATTGCTGCGCAGACTGCTAAACAGGTAATTATTCAGAAAATTCGAGAGGCAGAGAGGGGAATGGTTTTTAGCGAGTTTGAGGCAAAGAAGGGAGAATTGGTAAATGGCTTGGTGCACAGAGTGGAAAAAGGCAATTTGATTATTGATTTAGGAAAAACAGAAGGCATTATATTACGTCACGAACAGTCCCGGCACGAGGAATTTAAACAGGGAGACAGGATTAAAGCATTATGTCTTGAGGTGCGTAGATGTAATCAGGAACCTCAAGTAATCCTTTCTCGTACCAGTCCGGAATTTGTTAAGAAACTCTTTGAGATGGAAGTCCCCGAGGTTTATGAGGGTATTGTTGAGATAAAGGCTATTTCCCGGGAAGCAGGAGAACGCACTAAGATTGCAGTCTGGTCTAACGATGAGAAAGTTGACCCTGTGGGGGCCTGCGTAGGAGTAAAAGGAGTAAGGGTGAAGAATATTGTTAAAGAATTGCAAGGGGAAAAGGTGGATATCATTCGCTGGAACCCAGATTTGAGTGAGTTTGTAAAAGCGGCACTTGCTCCTGCTCAATTAGAGGAAGTAAAGGTTGACAATGGAGCAAAGAAGATTCAGGTCATTGTAAGTGATGAGCAGCTTTCTATTGCCATCGGTAAACGGGGGCAAAATGTAAGACTTGCCTGTAAACTTGTGGGCTGGGATATAGATGTGCGTACCCGTATCCAGTTAGCAGCACAGAAGAAAATTAGTTTAAAGGATATAAAAGGGGTGGGTGCTAAAACAGAAAAATTGTTAGAGGAGGCAGGTTTTACAGAACTTTCCCAGCTGGCAAATTCTACTGTAGAGGAACTTACGAAGATAAAAGGCATAGGAAAAACAACTGCGCAAAAAATTATTGAAGGAGCTAAAGATTTATTGAAGGAAAAATAA
- the infB gene encoding translation initiation factor IF-2 — MSMRVHQLAKELKITSAELINKLRALKVDVKSHMSVLNDEVSRLIKEEFTHKAKKAPSLKIKKETKKDFNPPLETTVIAEPIKEVKKVEIKFPFTIKELATKLSIKPSEIMQTLLKERILVNINQSIPPDMVDKIGEKLHCEIVRLPTEEEKIFTEHFVTTEASHLKPRPPVVTFMGHVDHGKTSLLDAIRKSNIVEREAGGITQHIGAYEIEFRGKKITFLDTPGHEAFTAMRARGANVTDVVILVVAADDGVMPQTIEAIDHARAASVPIVVAINKIDKPQADIDRVKRQLQGLNLVPEDWGGKTITVGVSAKSGQGIEELLEMVLLEAELLELKANYDFPARGVVLESKISKGGPRASLLVQNGTLHEGDVVLAGEHYGKIKAMFNDRFLRTKEAPPSTPVEVLGLSGTPEAGEKFFVVKSEMLAKEIAQRRQSLLREKGLQKPQKVSLEDLHKKIREGEKELRIILKADVQGSLEAVKTVLAKIPAQEIELNILHEGIGDISESDIMLAAASDAVVLGFHVGIDSRANTRAKAEGVDVRIYQIIYEVYEEIKKAIEGMLEPRFKEVFVGKAEIKQIFRVSKAGTVGGAFVIKGKIIRNSNCRIIRGNNLVYKGKISSLKRFKNDAREVEEGFECGIGVDNFNDFQIGDIVEVYGVETIERKL, encoded by the coding sequence ATGAGTATGCGTGTTCATCAATTAGCCAAGGAATTGAAAATTACTTCTGCCGAACTCATTAACAAATTGAGGGCTTTAAAGGTAGATGTAAAGAGTCACATGAGTGTATTAAATGACGAGGTTTCGCGTCTTATTAAGGAAGAGTTTACTCATAAAGCCAAAAAGGCACCATCTTTAAAAATCAAGAAAGAGACCAAGAAAGATTTTAATCCTCCCCTTGAAACCACAGTAATAGCAGAGCCCATAAAGGAAGTTAAGAAAGTTGAGATAAAATTTCCTTTTACTATAAAAGAATTAGCAACAAAACTTTCGATTAAACCTTCGGAAATAATGCAGACGTTACTTAAAGAAAGGATTTTGGTAAATATAAACCAGTCTATCCCACCGGATATGGTAGATAAGATTGGAGAAAAGTTACATTGTGAGATAGTCAGGCTTCCTACGGAAGAAGAAAAGATTTTTACGGAACATTTTGTGACTACGGAAGCTTCCCATTTAAAACCCCGTCCTCCTGTGGTTACTTTTATGGGACATGTAGACCATGGTAAGACTTCCTTACTGGATGCTATACGTAAGAGTAATATTGTAGAGAGAGAAGCAGGGGGTATTACCCAGCATATTGGAGCATACGAAATAGAGTTTCGGGGGAAAAAGATTACTTTTTTAGATACACCCGGCCACGAAGCTTTTACCGCGATGCGGGCAAGAGGAGCCAATGTAACCGATGTGGTAATTTTAGTAGTAGCGGCTGATGACGGAGTAATGCCTCAGACTATTGAAGCCATTGACCATGCACGGGCAGCGAGTGTTCCTATTGTAGTAGCAATAAATAAAATAGATAAACCTCAGGCAGATATCGACCGTGTAAAGAGGCAACTTCAAGGATTGAATCTTGTTCCCGAAGATTGGGGAGGAAAAACCATTACCGTGGGAGTTTCTGCCAAGAGCGGTCAGGGAATTGAGGAACTTTTAGAGATGGTTCTTCTGGAAGCGGAGTTGTTGGAATTGAAGGCGAATTACGATTTTCCTGCACGAGGAGTGGTTTTAGAAAGTAAGATTTCCAAAGGAGGACCGCGTGCTTCTCTCCTTGTTCAGAATGGCACACTTCATGAAGGAGACGTGGTTTTGGCAGGAGAGCACTATGGGAAAATAAAGGCGATGTTTAATGACCGGTTCTTGCGCACAAAAGAAGCCCCTCCTTCTACGCCTGTAGAAGTTCTTGGGCTATCCGGAACACCTGAGGCGGGAGAGAAATTTTTTGTCGTAAAAAGTGAAATGTTGGCAAAAGAGATTGCCCAACGAAGACAAAGTTTACTTAGAGAGAAAGGACTACAAAAACCTCAGAAGGTTTCTCTGGAAGATTTGCATAAGAAGATTAGAGAAGGAGAAAAGGAATTACGTATTATCTTAAAGGCAGATGTGCAAGGTTCCTTAGAAGCAGTGAAAACAGTATTGGCAAAGATTCCTGCTCAGGAAATAGAATTAAATATTTTACACGAAGGGATTGGTGATATTTCCGAATCGGATATCATGCTTGCCGCTGCTTCCGATGCAGTGGTCTTGGGGTTTCATGTGGGCATAGATTCACGGGCAAATACCAGAGCAAAAGCAGAGGGGGTAGATGTTCGGATTTATCAGATTATTTATGAAGTGTATGAGGAAATCAAGAAAGCAATCGAAGGCATGCTTGAGCCCAGATTTAAAGAGGTGTTTGTTGGAAAGGCAGAGATAAAGCAGATTTTTAGAGTTTCTAAAGCAGGAACAGTGGGAGGGGCTTTTGTAATTAAAGGGAAAATTATCAGGAATTCTAACTGTCGGATTATCCGTGGTAACAATTTAGTATATAAAGGGAAAATCTCTTCCCTCAAGCGTTTTAAAAATGATGCACGCGAAGTTGAAGAAGGCTTTGAATGTGGAATAGGCGTAGATAATTTTAATGATTTTCAAATAGGGGATATAGTTGAAGTTTATGGAGTTGAGACAATAGAAAGAAAACTTTGA
- the trpS gene encoding tryptophan--tRNA ligase: protein MKKRVLSGMRPTGYLHLGHLVGALSNWVNLQREYNCFFMIADWHALMSEYQNPEEIKKYVFDNLIDWLACGISPEESTIFLQSEVKEHLELHMILSILTPLAWLERCPTYKEQIKELKDKDLTNYGFLGYPVLQAADILLYKASFVPVGQDQLPHLELTRELVRRFHTLYKKEVFVEPQALLTEVPKLLGIDGRKMSKSYNNFIALSDPPEIILKKAESMFTDPQRIKRDIPGRPWLCNVHGYYKIFRPELAEKVEQECIQAKRGCREDKRQLGEVIVEVLKPIQEKRNKLRKDRKLVEEILEKGNKKAREVAKETLKEVKSALKL, encoded by the coding sequence ATGAAGAAACGTGTTTTAAGCGGAATGCGGCCTACGGGGTATTTACACCTCGGTCATTTAGTAGGAGCGCTCTCTAATTGGGTAAATTTACAAAGGGAATATAACTGTTTTTTTATGATTGCAGATTGGCATGCTTTAATGAGTGAGTATCAAAATCCGGAGGAGATAAAAAAATATGTTTTTGATAATCTTATAGATTGGTTAGCTTGTGGAATTTCTCCAGAGGAATCTACGATTTTTCTTCAGTCAGAAGTAAAGGAGCACTTAGAACTCCATATGATTCTCAGTATTCTCACTCCTCTTGCTTGGCTGGAGCGTTGCCCCACTTATAAAGAGCAGATAAAAGAATTAAAAGATAAAGATTTAACTAATTACGGATTTTTAGGCTATCCAGTGCTTCAAGCGGCAGATATTTTGCTCTATAAAGCATCTTTTGTGCCTGTAGGACAAGACCAGTTACCTCACCTGGAATTGACCCGAGAGTTGGTGCGGAGGTTCCATACTCTCTATAAGAAAGAGGTTTTTGTAGAACCGCAAGCACTCCTTACAGAAGTTCCTAAACTTTTAGGGATAGATGGGAGAAAGATGAGTAAGAGTTATAATAATTTCATTGCTTTATCCGACCCACCCGAGATTATTCTCAAAAAAGCCGAATCAATGTTTACCGATCCACAGAGAATCAAACGGGATATTCCCGGTAGACCTTGGCTATGCAACGTTCACGGCTATTATAAGATATTTAGACCGGAGCTGGCGGAAAAAGTAGAACAGGAGTGTATTCAGGCTAAGAGAGGATGCAGAGAAGATAAACGCCAATTAGGAGAGGTTATTGTTGAAGTTTTGAAACCCATACAGGAAAAACGTAATAAGCTTAGAAAAGACAGAAAATTAGTAGAAGAGATTTTGGAAAAGGGAAATAAAAAGGCAAGAGAAGTGGCTAAAGAAACACTTAAGGAAGTGAAATCAGCTTTGAAATTATAA
- a CDS encoding ribosome maturation factor RimP, with the protein MFEQESIEKIKELVCPFLEMQKVELVDLILQRRGRNLLLRFLVEKKGGISLDDCVFLNQEIGEMLDQHPEIMNESYILEVSSPGLDRPLVTERDFVRNLGKTVRLILKEEWEGKYEYKGEIYDVLKKVLLLKINSEEIISLPLEKIQRGKVIF; encoded by the coding sequence ATGTTTGAACAAGAGAGTATAGAAAAGATAAAGGAACTGGTTTGTCCCTTTCTAGAGATGCAGAAGGTAGAATTGGTGGATTTAATTTTACAGCGCCGGGGGAGGAATCTTCTTTTGCGGTTCTTGGTAGAGAAAAAAGGAGGCATAAGTCTAGATGATTGTGTTTTTTTAAATCAGGAGATAGGAGAAATGCTTGACCAGCATCCTGAAATAATGAACGAGAGTTATATTTTAGAAGTTTCTTCACCTGGTTTAGATAGGCCACTTGTTACAGAGAGAGATTTTGTGCGTAACTTGGGTAAGACGGTACGGCTTATTCTAAAAGAGGAATGGGAAGGGAAATATGAATATAAAGGTGAAATTTATGATGTCCTAAAGAAGGTTCTTTTACTTAAGATTAATTCCGAAGAGATCATTTCTCTTCCTTTGGAAAAAATCCAAAGAGGCAAGGTTATATTTTAA
- the scpB gene encoding SMC-Scp complex subunit ScpB has translation MEREEIKHILEAILFVHHEPLIIERLREILEETDGRIIRELIYELKSEYEQQERGFMIREVAGGFQMVSQPRFAPWIKRLYKTSHTERLTLPTLETLAIIAYKQPITRLEIEEIRGVNVDNILRNLLEANLIRVVGRKEVLGKPMLYGTTKKFLEYFGLNSLEELPRLEEFIGKVENLSHSQLPSQRDAVNGGEVLPERIPDDTQNNTG, from the coding sequence ATGGAACGGGAGGAAATAAAACATATTCTGGAAGCAATACTTTTTGTTCACCATGAACCTTTGATTATTGAAAGGTTGAGAGAGATTTTAGAGGAAACCGATGGCCGAATTATAAGAGAGTTAATCTATGAGTTAAAGTCTGAATATGAACAGCAAGAACGTGGATTTATGATTCGAGAGGTAGCAGGAGGGTTTCAGATGGTTAGTCAACCCCGCTTTGCCCCTTGGATAAAGAGGCTTTATAAAACAAGTCATACAGAAAGACTTACTCTGCCTACTTTAGAAACCCTTGCGATTATTGCTTATAAGCAACCCATTACTCGCTTGGAGATTGAGGAAATTAGAGGAGTAAATGTAGATAATATCTTGAGGAATCTTCTGGAGGCAAATCTTATAAGAGTAGTGGGAAGGAAGGAAGTCTTAGGAAAACCTATGCTTTACGGAACGACCAAAAAATTCTTAGAATATTTTGGACTCAATTCTCTTGAAGAACTGCCAAGATTAGAAGAGTTTATAGGCAAAGTAGAAAATCTATCTCATTCACAACTGCCATCGCAGAGGGATGCAGTTAATGGAGGAGAAGTGCTTCCTGAGAGAATTCCTGATGATACACAAAATAATACAGGGTGA
- the cmk gene encoding (d)CMP kinase: protein MGSGKKDIVAIDGPAGAGKSTVAKLVAEKLKYFYIDTGAMYRALTLKALQEGIDFKDEESLIDLSKRAVIELKRDRDGRLKTILDGKDVSKRIRDKDVNLNISALSKIKGVRMNMVLRQRKMGERGKVVLEGRDIGTVVFPNARYKFYLDADFRERVARRYREFILQGKKISMEEVRRDLLRRDRSDKLRKVAPLKKAKDALYIDTTCLDINEVVEKIITSIKAVSLCKR from the coding sequence ATGGGTTCCGGAAAAAAGGATATAGTAGCCATAGACGGACCGGCAGGTGCAGGTAAGTCTACGGTAGCGAAATTGGTTGCAGAGAAGTTAAAGTATTTTTATATAGACACAGGAGCAATGTATCGTGCACTTACTCTCAAAGCATTGCAGGAAGGGATAGATTTTAAAGATGAGGAAAGTTTAATCGATTTGTCGAAAAGGGCTGTTATTGAGTTAAAAAGAGATAGAGATGGAAGATTAAAGACAATTTTAGATGGTAAAGATGTTTCAAAGCGCATTCGGGACAAGGACGTTAATCTTAATATATCCGCCCTTTCTAAGATAAAAGGGGTAAGGATGAATATGGTTCTTCGTCAGAGAAAAATGGGAGAGCGAGGTAAAGTAGTATTAGAAGGGAGAGATATTGGGACGGTGGTATTTCCCAATGCACGCTATAAATTTTATCTTGATGCGGATTTTCGTGAACGGGTGGCAAGAAGATATAGAGAATTTATTCTTCAGGGTAAAAAGATATCGATGGAGGAAGTAAGAAGAGATTTGCTTCGGCGTGACCGTTCGGATAAATTGAGAAAAGTTGCTCCTTTGAAAAAAGCTAAAGATGCACTTTATATTGATACGACTTGTTTAGATATTAATGAAGTGGTGGAAAAAATTATTACATCCATAAAGGCAGTTTCTCTATGTAAACGTTAG